A stretch of Sinimarinibacterium sp. NLF-5-8 DNA encodes these proteins:
- the rdgB gene encoding RdgB/HAM1 family non-canonical purine NTP pyrophosphatase, with the protein MSAPIQELVLASNNRGKLQEMQALLTPLGITLRRVAEFTDVSPAETGHTFIENALIKARHAARASGLPALADDSGIEVRALGGQPGVYSARYGGEPSSDAANNQKLLTELASVPDGARSARFVCVLALLRHADDPVPLIAQGFWQGQILRAPRGEHGFGYDPLFWLADPQCSAAELPAEIKNRQSHRARAMQALLAQIQTDL; encoded by the coding sequence ATGAGTGCACCGATTCAGGAGCTGGTTTTAGCCAGCAACAACCGCGGCAAGCTGCAAGAAATGCAGGCGCTGCTGACGCCGCTGGGCATCACCCTGCGCCGCGTCGCTGAGTTCACCGATGTCTCGCCCGCCGAAACAGGTCACACGTTTATTGAAAACGCGCTGATCAAAGCCCGCCACGCTGCGCGCGCGTCCGGCTTACCGGCGCTGGCTGATGATTCCGGCATTGAAGTGCGCGCGCTCGGCGGCCAGCCCGGCGTGTATTCCGCGCGCTATGGCGGAGAGCCGTCGTCGGACGCCGCCAACAATCAAAAACTGCTGACCGAACTGGCGAGCGTGCCCGACGGCGCGCGCAGCGCGCGCTTTGTTTGCGTGCTGGCGCTGCTGCGCCATGCCGACGATCCGGTGCCGCTGATCGCCCAAGGCTTTTGGCAGGGGCAAATCCTGCGCGCGCCGCGCGGTGAACACGGCTTTGGCTACGACCCGCTGTTTTGGCTGGCAGATCCGCAATGCAGCGCCGCCGAACTGCCCGCAGAAATTAAAAACCGCCAATCTCACCGCGCGCGCGCGATGCAGGCGCTGCTGGCGCAAATCCAGACCGATTTGTGA